The Triticum urartu cultivar G1812 chromosome 6, Tu2.1, whole genome shotgun sequence genome includes the window GCAGAGCACGCCGACGATGACCGGTCACTTGTCTCCGGCGACCGGTTGCCGCGTAGAGAGGTGCTACAGGCAGCTGGGAGGGTGCTGCATCCATAGGCACGAGTCGCCAGTGCTTGGGTGGCCAGAAACACGGCCGGCGACGAGGTTTGGCAGCGGCGGGTGAGTGTGTGAGCGTGGGCGCAGCGGGCGAGGCACGCCCAGGGCACGCGCGGGCGTGCGGGAGCCGCGACGGGGCGCGACCACGCAGAGGCGGGCGCGGCGACGGGACGGCATGAGGCGTAGCGTTCGGAGGGGGAGAAGGACGGGGGTCGACGGGGAGCTCACCGCTCGTTGGCGAGAAGAGGGCGGTGAGGCGCGGGGAGGACCGACGAAGGAGAGGCGGGGACGGGGCGGTCCGGCGAGGACGTGACGGCGACGACCTCGGGACGCAGCGGCGCGGCGTCGGATGGCGAGGTGCGCAGGAGACCGATGGGGAGGAGTCGGGGAAGGCGAGGCGGCGAGGGAGACGtggaggacgaggcagaggagcTCCGCACGACGATGACGAGCAGCGACGGCGTGCTGGTCCGGCGACGGGGAGGCCTTCGGGCGGCAGCGGACGCGGGCGTGGTCGTCGGGGGCGTCGCCCCCATCCAGATCCAGCAGGGGGGATGAGAGGAGTGGGGGTGTGGGTGGTAGCGGTTTAGGGTTCGGTGTGGGGGGTTATGCAGGGGCGCGGCTGGGCCAGCCCAATGGCCTGGTGCCCTGCTGGGCCGAACGGCCCAGGGGAGGGGGGGTCTTGCTTCGTTTTTTTTGCtatgttttgtttttgttttaccgttccttttatttatttccttatttctgttttcttttaCTTCTTTAATAGTTTATAGTTTTTAGAAAAAGTGAAACCCACCCCTCAATTAGATTTGTAAAATCAGTTGTTCTCACAAAAAGTTTGGGACAAAAGTAAAGTGCGTTGTATTCTCTGTTAATCAAAAAGACAATTAAGTTATTATTTCGGtcattgttttatttattttagtgcCTTTAATTATTTTATAATAATGTGGATCCTCCACCATAATTACTTATGATTTATTTGCCACATTGAGAACATTATAGTTTTAGCTTTTGAAAACTTTTAGTGTTTGActttatttcaaatttgaatttgaatcagttttgaactaactcgagtttatcaacagtaaccgaggtgacatggcaccattagcagaggtttactgtagctcgattatccgggcgtcacataaaggtaccatgaatattgttagcttacggccaagatatcctacaatgcactttagtgcattcaggatttctaataccgtagaatgcttaatagtaaaagactggagcaaaattgtgaacgatcacagagaagtactagggggcagcaatcagaagtgcaacccacgattaggagacaggttcatctgcatgctccaatatgatgaatcagcaaagttatacatgttctatgctattttacctgagagaaagcagcaggagtgattaattagctagttcatgctcttagtacttgtcctctcatgtccgtgttcttcgtcctgaacttaatctcaaagagtgatttgcttttgtggtgttatgaacgcttataatatcattaccatgcatgttgaactcgatgatatctttgctatgaaaaccgttggtgatgatatatatgatgcaagagtttttatattaattaatatgatgatgatgatgagttattatatcatttatgaaagaaattgcatattagtttcaactggatggattctagctaagtgatcaagtatatgccatatccatattacctcgatcacttaagtaggtgatcaagtatatataatatggatatgacatatacttgatgacttagctatAGGATCCatgcatccagtcaaactaatcacctaatgatttaacaactcattataatgtaaaacaatcactaaattaaattgaaaacacaaaattaaagtaaaaataaaaaataaaaccaaaacacacccaaacatttagtaccggttggtgttaccaaccggtactaatgtcctacgcgcccacggagctggctcgtgccacgtggttgccctttagcaccggttcgtgctgaaccggtactaagggggggggggctttagtgcccacaatttagtgccggttaccgaaccggcactaaagggccttacgaaccggtgctattgcccggttctgcactagtgagcctatggtatgattgtatgttgtcctacggactaaacccttcggtttatatagacatcggagggggctagggttacacagagtcggttacaagggaggagatctatatattcgtattgcctagcttgccttccacgcgaaggagagtcccatccggacacgagacgaagtcttcaatcttgtatcttcatagtctaacagtccggccaaaggatatagtctggttgtccggagaccccctaatccaggacttgcTCATACGCGCTGTCGTGATGTACCGCAAGGTAGAGGGCAGACCATTTCCGCATATACACTGTTGGGTGAAGCTCAATAGACAGTACGTGTGGGACAACATGATCCGTTGATGACAAACGTGTTGAACATTCGGTTAATCATGTTGAATTTGAACTATTTATTGTTGAATTTGAACTTGTACTAGACTTATTTGCATGCTATGTATGAATGATTTGTGCTATTTTCTATCCGAAGTTTAATGAATTTCATCGTGTTTGATGAATTTCGTACGGCTAGTTGAAATGCGGTTTGAAATATAGTTGTTAGAGTTGAATGACCGTCTACGTGTCCGTTGACTGATTCTCACTGTTTCCGAATGGACGGGGAGTCCGGTTCGCAGATCAGCGCTAGAGATGCCCTAATttgacaaaaaaataaaaagaaatatgCTTCCATTTTAAAATTCAGCACATCCGACAAAATCAAAAGAAACCGGTCCCGCCACTCTGTGGCATCAGGCCGCAGAGAGAAAAACAAGCCACGCAGTGACGATCACGGGCGAGCAGGCAAATGCATGCAGCAGCCTTCTGTTCGACCGTGAAGGACAGAGAGAGCCTGCTGACATACCACGGTCGACCGTGATATAAACGTGCGACTAATGAATTATTTTCTCTTGACCATCTGAGATCTCCACTCGCTCGCCGGCCGCCTATAAATAGGACCCTCATTTCCACTCTCATGGCAAGCCAGCGCCCAGCACGACAAACACCTCCATTGCTCTGCTCTAAGTACGAGTAGCTAGCAAGCTTTGCTCACTTTCACTTGCGACTTGCAAGCTTTGCTCCTGAGACCAATGGCCTCCACCGCGGCGCTCCAGACGGCGGCCGTCTGCACGCTGCTCCTGTTCGCCGGCCAGCTGCTCCCCACGGCCACGCCGGCGCCGCCGGACAGCTGCGCCCCAGGCGACGCAAAGTGCCTGGCCTGCTACAACAAGTGCGTGGAGCCCTGCCGGCGGGACCCGACCCAGTGCCGCGCAACCCTCCTCTGCGGGCCGAAATGCGCGCAGCAGACGTCGagccccccgccgccgccgtcgcggGAGAGTGGCACTTGTGCCCCAGCCAACGCAAAGTGCCTGGCCTGCGTGAAGAAGTGCGGGGACAGATGCCGGAGGGACCCGACGCAGTGCCGTATGACCATGTACTGCGAGCCGGGGTGCGCGATACAGACGGCGAGCCACCCGCCGGCGAAGGACATTTGCGGCCCGACCAAGGCGAGGTGCCTGTCCTGCGTTAACAAGTGCAGGGAAACATGCCAGGGGGACCCGATAAGTTGTGGCGGGCTCCAAGACTGCGAGACGGGATGCACGCACCAGAAGCAGTAGCTGCTACAGTTGAGTTCAAACGGAGGGAGAGCCGAGGCACACGCTCCATGCACTTCCCTTTGTTGGTTTCATGTCATGTCGTCGTGTCGGTCATCGTGGTTGTTTTAGATTTCGTCTAGCCTTGTCATGTCGGTCGTCCTTGCTGTTTTAGTGGTTCGTCTAGGCTTCTGTTCCATGGGAATGTAATAGTGtatgtactactccctccattttaaAATATAATGCGCCCGTGTTTCCcgaggtccaactttgaccataaatttaaccaacaagaTCAACTGCAGCGGGAGAataaattatataattgaaaattTCTTTCaaaatacgaattcactgatataatttttgctcctgccgcaatcggtcttgatagttaaatttacggtcaaattTAAAGCACGTGGATAGAGAaagcactacattatggaatggagggagtactagaaGCAAGCGCGCACTGCGGCGCCGGTTGGGTGTTATCATTGCCAGCCTATTAGTTTAATGTCACATTTTCATTTTGGAGCATTCTATGGTGAATTTTTTCTGTTAAGAGTGTTATCGCAAACTAGCATAATACCCGTGCATTACTGTGAAGTTATATATAAAAAAAGGTTAAGCCACCGACTTAGGAGATGAACAAAAGACGTCAGTTCTCTGCCATGGGCTCACGATTCATGATTTAAAAGAGTGCAAAATTATGATTAGACGGATGTGCTAGGCGTCAGGGAATTTTAAATGACCGTAGTCTGTCCTCTGCAAGACTTAAAGTGAGATaacatttcaaatttaaaacatTGGGAAGGAGGATAAGATCTATCACCTTGTTAGATTCACAATTTTGTTTGCTCTCTTATGATATGGCATATAATTTGAAGGATTGGTTGAGAAGAGAAACTAAAACTATTATCCTAAAAAAACTAAAACTATTATCACAATTTTGAGTTGAAGTCGCATTTTTTTCATTTCTTATTTGTCTTCTACAACATGTTTTTTTTGCGGGTATCTTCTACAAACATGTTGCTCTTATGGTAAAGTACTATAGTGTATTTCTCTATTTGTGTTAGGTCTCACATGTGAATAAAGTATAATTGTTAAATGTCTCTTGAAAGGTTTTGGGATGGTGTGTATTTAATTATTTTGAAGTTTGTGGGTTTACATGTGAACTCACCAGTAACTCCAACCTTTTATATAAGTAAGAAAGATAAACTGAAACGCCATGGGCCGTCAACTATGTGTAGTGGCCTCACAGATGATTGAGAAAGTGAAGCAAATATTTTTTGAACCAGAGAAATATCTGAGGAGGAAGGAGCACAATAATTTATATTTCATCCATTGAGCGGTGCATGATTTCTGGAAGTATTTCAATTTAATAAACAACTGCACAATGACCAATTATACATATTATCAATCGGTATATCTGTCTAAAAGTCACAACATACAATTTGTTACACAACCATAAAAGTCTCATTCCCACCGGGCCCACATAGTCTACTTGCCTGGCCCAGACAGCTAGACTGGGACCAAATTGAGTAAATCATGTTGGCAAGCATACTTCCCAGAGTTTAAAAGGAGTTATACATAGAAGATTTCAAGAAAAGAGAGCAGATAGATTGACAATTTCTTCGCCTAGGTGTGCGTGTGATGCATGAACACAAAAAATATTTCAGAAATGTTACAGATTGAGTACAAATCTACAGTGCTATGATTTCGCCCAAGAAATCAACTGATCAGTAGGGAAATACACTTGTGTTCCTGGTTGTATATGCACCCTATATGGGGTTTAATATTTTAATAAAAAGTCAAAATAGGTAAGAACTATTTTGACAAAACACTTGACTTACTTTTGCACTAGTACATAAATTTTCACGAAAAAGGAACAAAAGTTGACCTCACAGCAAGAAAGACAAAATTTATTTGCTATTACATGTCACTATTCACGCTATTTTAGCcaaaaatttgtcttttttgaaaAGAAGTCAAAGGAAGATTTTCTTTTTGTGGATATTTTCTCACGAGTACAATAGAAGGTCAagtttatttcaaaaatattttcaggaatttttgactttTTGTTGAATTACTTTTTTTCATATAGGATGTAGATGTCCCCATAGACCACAAATCCTCCTCCCTGGTCAATATCATGTAAAATCAGTCAAATATACTCCATAACATGCAAAACTATGCAAATACATAATCACAACTTGTCTACCCATAAGAATCATAAGACACAAAATTATACTCAGAAGGTCCACAGAATCAACATGAGAACAGTTGGATGGTAACTTGAGCTTGGAACAGTATTGAAATGTGAAAAAATTTAAGGCCAACAAGAAATTTTGGAAGGATAATAATTACTAAATGACTGATGAATTCAGTTCTGCCAGGAATGACATGCTACCATCTTTTTCTTAAAATGCAAGGACCATACAATTAATGTTCACAACAACAGTACTTGGCTCAAAAAAATTACAATAGTTTACATAATAATGCAATGCTAATTCAGACTTGTACAAAATTATGTGCATAAAGTATACAAAACTAATTGAACTGTGCATACATTAACTTTTGAGTAACCTGTTAGTATCGATTGAGCATAGAGCTCATCAATCAACATTGTGAACATTGTAAAAAAAGAAATTTGTTCACAAAATATTATTTGACAACATTGCTCTACACTAATACATGATTTTCTCCCCCGGATATTGTCCTACTTAGCTTCAACGAACTTATACTAATTAATAAGAGATAaatcaaaataaaagagaagaaaatATGGAAAACATCTTGGCATCCCATGTTGACTTTCGAAATTTCACATCAAAATCAACATATTGGTAAAGATGAACTTCACCTTCTTTGTAGTAGCAAACCTGCAAATTAAATACGATGTAATCACAACATAATTTAGAGAAGAGTAATTCCTTAGTTCGGATATCTGTTTACATCAATAGTACTACCTATGACACAAAATTGCAATTGCATAATACCCTTGTTCGTTAAATAAAATGAGCACCACATCACATGATCTAAGATTCAGATGATGCACTAAAAGTGTATAGGATAATAACCAAGCAGATAACATTAGAACTGTAGAAGGTATACACCACGCCAACATCTCCTTTCATCTGACTCATATTATAAGATAAACAAGGCGCAAGTAGTAACCAATAGCAGTAGTGCATGAAAAATGATGGTTGCTATACTGCTCAGTCTATCTAATAAACAAGGCCCAAGATAATCAATTCCTCGCCTGTATAAGAAAGGTTAGCTAGCGTCACAAACTCTCATCATCTCAAAGCAAAAAGAAGAAGCACCCACATGAAGAACTCCAAGCGTCCCAAATCACACTCATTCGCCGCTACTCTGTCGATTCCTAGGCTAGCTAGTAGCCTTGATGGCTTCACGAGCTGCCACCAATCTTCACACAGCCACCTTGCAGGGCTACTATAGGAGACCGGCCTCCAACGCGGCCGCACATGCCAAGAGGACGAAGGCCAAACCCGTGGGTGGCCACGTGCCGGTGTACATGGCGCTGGCGATCATCGGCTTGTCGATGGCATTGGGGGTGCACATGGCGCGGCAGCAGCTGGAGCACGCGCCCAACGTCCACTGACCTCCAGTGGTTTTCCATGCTACAGTTGATCTCTGCACCAACGACGCACCGAGTCATCTATTAGTTATAGAAATGTGCAAGGATGGACTTTGTCCTCCAATAACCTGGAGTATCAATCAAATTCACtgagagcatctccaatagcttGTCTATATGGATGTCTATACTCGTTTTTCACGACGTGAACTCAAAACAGGCGTCCAACAGCTTGTCTATATGATCGTCCAAATATACACATCCTCTAAATTGGCCTCAACAATGTCCATGCCTGGACAATGTGAAGGCGTTGTCTAAACTCAGCTGCAGTCATGATTTCTTCCTCTCCCTAGCGATGGCCCACCTGTCATGGTCTCTGTATATAGACATTCTGATGCAAAACTGGATGTGTATATGAGGGAATCTTTTTAGACCATTGTCTATATGAATATATAGACATCCAAATATACACatgctattggagatgctctgaAGCCGTTGCAATTGCCAATTTCCCGCTACTACTAAAGAAAGAGACATTTCTCCAGCCCGAGTCCTTGATAGCCGACACTGCAAGGAGTAATCCCATCGCTTCTGCCTGCAAAACTGAAAACACATTCGATGTTGTCACTTGAATGCAAATAGAGTGTTGGAGTAAATTGCAGAAAACCACCACTTTAAAGGCAAGGTTTGCGAAAACCACTACAATACATTTCTTTTGTAAAAAACACCGTGTCTTCGGTAATCTTTTTGCAGAAAGCACTGATCGGCGTATTTGCCTCTATTGAGCGCGTTTATGACAAGTGGGGCACGTTTTCTACTTGTGTGGCCTACCTTTTTGTAATTTATGGGTTTTAATCTAAAATTACAAACTAGACCCAAGAATTTTACAAACATACCCCTAAATCAAAAATAAAAAATGCAATTAGCCCCAACGCTCCTCCTCCGCGGTGGAACTGCTCCTCCCGACGGCGTTCTGGATCGGGGGGTCCTCCCCGACGCTTCGTTTCATGGTGGGCGGGGCTCCTGCAGTTCGCCGTGGTGGGCGTCGCCGGCCTGCCGCTCGTCAGCTGCATGCGCAAGTCGTTTCGGTGCATCTGCGGCCGCGGGGGCGTCGAGGAACGGCAGGCCACCCCTGCCCGTCCCGTCCCCGGCCGAGATAAGGGTAGCCATTGCTGCGCCCAGGTCGATGTACAGGTCGCCGCCGCTGCGCCCAGGTCGACGAAGAAGGCCGCCGCACCGGTCCCGACCTGGCCGAGGCAAAGGCTCGGGCGCCATCGTCGTTGCCACACGTAGTTCGAGGCAGAGGACGCCGCCCATCCCGGCCCTGCCCACCGCCATGTTGGAGCTCCACAACAGCCCTCCACCGTCCGGGGGCGGTGCGGCACCTCGAGCGCCGGCCGCCGCTGCACCTTCCGGCATGCTAGAGCTCCCAATCGCCCCCCCGCGGTTGCTCGATCCCTAATGGCCCAATCAAGCCGACGCGGCCACTCCCTCACTGCCGGCGGCCCCTACCCGGTGAGGCACCCTCGGATCCGGTGTTGGGCGGGACGGTGGGGGCACGACGGTGGCGGCCCGAGGAGGAGGGGCGGCGCTGAGCTCGTGTGCGCGCTTGCCGGCTGCGGCGTGGTTGGAGGGCCTGGGAGCAGTGTGGAGAAAGTCGAGGGGTGTTTTTGCCTTAAACCTAAACTGTtgtgccacataagcaaaaaaagggccccacctgtcataaacAAGCTTAACTGAACCCGATCCGCCGATCAGTGCTTTCTGCAAAAAGATTACCGAAGACACGgtgttttttgcaaaaaaatgtATTGTGGTGGTTTTCGCAAACCTTGCCTTCAAAGTGGTGGTTTTGTGCAATTTACTCAGAGTGTTGAGTAGTGGATTTTTCAGGAACACTCCGAAAGTTTCTTCATTCTCTGCTCCGGAGGTATAAAAGGCCGCATCAACATAAGTTGAATCACATGGAGGTTGTGTGGACATATTTGAACTTGCAGTTTTATTAGGGCATATTTGAACTTGCAGTTTTATTAGTAGAAGGCTTGGAAATGACGTTGCACTTCTCTTCTATCATTGCTTCTAAACATGTATTTAGCCTTACTTTTGTGGCATAAAGCTATATTTAAGCTTGCTTTTGTAGCATATATAACCGGCAAAGGAGACCGAGTTTTCTTCTTGAAAAGTAAATCATTTCTAGTTTTCCATATATTCCATAACAATGATAAGAGACGGTAGATTTAAATCAGGGTGCTATATGAGGACAAGATTACCTGGATAATAGAGTGGAGAAATAAAGTAGGATCTAATGATCAGTTTGGAGGCCATAATTGAACCAAACCAACTTTGCAAAACTACAATGAAAGAAAAGATGTGAGTCAGTTTTGATTGGTCCACACGAACAACATTCTTTCTTAACATGTTTGCAATATCTAGAAGCCCTTAATCCAGATGGGATAACCCTTCTTATGAGACACGAAGCAACAATTTTTGACTCCGGGCGCAGTAACTTTGTTTTTCCAGACCTAATTGCGAGTATCACTTTCATGATTCAACATTTCTCCCTTCACATTTGTAAAGGGAGATTGATCATCCTGAAAGAAAGTTTGTAGGCACTCTTTATAGTACAATGTGCAGGAGTATGAGTCCAACAAATAGTATCATTAGAATTAAGAATTAAAATTAATAATGGGGATATTCAGAATATAATTTTAAAGGACTTGTCAAAGGAAGAGCTTATTTTCACCTCATCCCAGGGCTTAGAATTGGGCTGGCAAAGATCGCTGAAAATGCCAGGGCAGGGTCCATCCAAATCTGGTTTCAAGTGATCATGAATATGTTTCCACTCCTTGCACCAAGGACTTATCCTTATGTAAGAACTATCATTAGCAATTTGGAATTGAAAGGAATTAAGAATTTGAGGAAGTATTCTAATGTCAGAGGCCCAAAAAGTA containing:
- the LOC125512499 gene encoding keratin-associated protein 10-11-like encodes the protein MASTAALQTAAVCTLLLFAGQLLPTATPAPPDSCAPGDAKCLACYNKCVEPCRRDPTQCRATLLCGPKCAQQTSSPPPPPSRESGTCAPANAKCLACVKKCGDRCRRDPTQCRMTMYCEPGCAIQTASHPPAKDICGPTKARCLSCVNKCRETCQGDPISCGGLQDCETGCTHQKQ